A DNA window from Streptomyces asoensis contains the following coding sequences:
- a CDS encoding nitrate- and nitrite sensing domain-containing protein has translation MQKTRPRRTGRQTASEGGAQHTPVGKGRPTHVRNRLIVAVAVVAAAVAGAGAPSVLAASGQLKDSQDLVTLAEQSQDALALAQSLADERDEVTAYVAAGRVKTRAPSTEGSARVDRQTRELTADTEVSLALREALAAVPSVRQSALTGKDTALEAHQAYSKAIAALHTLVDRLAEQMPPRAGSGAYALAELDTAVQQASATRGLLLAALNVPTREESSYDPVSGRTTTEKVSSAADAKQRDALTAAAQQARVRSDAALADFREGAPQDAVATYDSTVTGGDADTAEAYLASLTDQPELSDRELGTGVKKLDAALSARVDLMRGVESSLYGKRGQDLAALRDDDVTDLELRVTLLGALMLLAVVVATGSARSLTRPLSVLRRGSARLAEAEDPAAQEPVRFTGRNDEFAQVVRSVNALHQHAVALHERVGTLESDRKHLVGQRQRMADAREELRAALDGSAAQLDGLRDSISGTFVSLALRTLGLVERQLAVIESLEEREQDPDRLATLFKLDHFATVMRRHSENLLVLAGTEHVQQHAGPIPLVDVVRAAVSEIERYERVRISALPPHAHVVGFAADDLSHLLAELMENATSFSPPDLPVEVSGWLLENGEVMLSVQDEGIGVAEERMSRLNARLAEFDPETPYDQEGEEGLGLGLYVVARLAHRHGVRVRLREQKQGGVAAVVVLPAALLSAAPAAAIPVTGTASAAAHAFSLPGADAEANSNVLPGRTDPADPLVALAERAVRDSGPVPDAPAHSPAGAAPQATDTPHPAPEETPAGSRDTTADASAEAPPRPAPDTAAGPAQESPDTPVPSPAETPDGTASQAPEEGAARSPKVPAQLSRRSAAGPTRAPAETPAETTMELLLPSPQGEEAAAAKDRDAADGPGPESAAPDGDGATHRGPQDPPAPGRGPAGEGIRGADAQAAPEAEHARTPDAPEELVTDKGLPKRTPRITAPTQAPRQRTGSVDADALRRRLGGFRRGAEAGYRDVEAEIAERTGQNRVPSPDAARDSRRTAQEVPAHAEEDTGGTVEEASS, from the coding sequence GTGCAGAAGACGCGGCCTCGGCGTACGGGCAGGCAGACGGCCTCCGAAGGGGGCGCGCAGCACACCCCTGTCGGCAAGGGCCGCCCGACCCATGTACGCAACCGGCTGATCGTCGCGGTGGCCGTCGTGGCCGCCGCCGTCGCCGGGGCGGGCGCCCCCTCCGTCCTCGCCGCCTCCGGGCAGCTGAAGGACTCCCAGGACCTGGTCACCCTGGCCGAACAGTCCCAGGACGCCCTCGCCCTCGCCCAGTCCCTCGCGGACGAACGCGACGAGGTGACCGCCTACGTGGCGGCCGGCCGGGTGAAGACACGGGCGCCCTCCACCGAGGGCAGCGCCCGGGTGGACCGGCAGACCCGCGAACTGACGGCCGACACCGAGGTGTCCCTCGCGCTGCGCGAGGCCCTCGCGGCCGTGCCGTCCGTACGGCAGTCCGCGCTCACCGGCAAGGACACCGCGCTCGAGGCGCACCAGGCGTACTCCAAGGCCATCGCCGCGCTGCACACCCTCGTCGACCGGCTGGCGGAACAGATGCCGCCGCGCGCCGGATCCGGCGCCTACGCCCTCGCCGAGCTCGACACCGCCGTCCAGCAGGCCTCCGCGACCCGCGGGCTGCTCCTCGCGGCGCTGAACGTGCCGACGCGCGAGGAGAGCTCGTACGACCCGGTGAGCGGCCGCACGACCACCGAGAAGGTCTCCTCCGCCGCCGACGCCAAGCAGCGCGACGCCCTCACCGCCGCCGCCCAGCAGGCCCGGGTGCGCTCCGACGCGGCCCTCGCGGACTTCCGGGAGGGCGCGCCGCAGGACGCGGTGGCCACGTACGACTCCACGGTCACCGGCGGCGACGCCGACACCGCCGAGGCCTACCTCGCCTCCCTCACCGACCAGCCGGAACTCAGCGACCGCGAACTCGGCACCGGCGTCAAGAAACTCGACGCCGCGCTCTCCGCCCGGGTCGACCTGATGCGCGGGGTCGAGTCCTCCCTGTACGGCAAGCGCGGCCAGGACCTCGCCGCGCTGCGCGACGACGACGTCACCGACCTCGAACTGCGCGTCACCCTGCTCGGGGCCCTGATGCTGCTGGCGGTCGTCGTCGCCACCGGTTCGGCGCGCAGCCTCACCAGGCCGCTGTCCGTGCTCCGCCGCGGCTCGGCGAGGCTCGCGGAGGCCGAGGACCCCGCGGCGCAGGAGCCGGTCCGGTTCACCGGCCGCAACGACGAGTTCGCCCAGGTCGTCCGCTCCGTCAACGCCCTGCACCAGCACGCCGTCGCGCTGCACGAGCGGGTCGGCACCCTGGAGTCCGACCGCAAGCACCTCGTCGGACAGCGGCAGCGGATGGCCGACGCGCGCGAGGAACTGCGCGCCGCGCTCGACGGGTCCGCGGCCCAGCTGGACGGCCTGCGGGACAGCATCAGCGGCACGTTCGTCAGCCTGGCGCTGCGCACCCTCGGTCTCGTCGAACGGCAGCTGGCCGTCATCGAGAGCCTGGAGGAACGCGAGCAGGACCCGGACCGGCTGGCCACGCTCTTCAAGCTCGACCACTTCGCCACGGTCATGCGCCGGCACAGCGAGAACCTGCTGGTCCTCGCCGGCACGGAACACGTCCAGCAGCACGCGGGACCCATCCCGCTGGTGGACGTGGTCCGCGCGGCGGTCAGCGAGATCGAGCGCTACGAGCGCGTGCGCATCTCCGCGCTCCCGCCCCACGCGCACGTGGTGGGCTTCGCCGCGGACGACCTCTCCCACCTGCTCGCCGAACTCATGGAGAACGCCACCTCGTTCTCCCCGCCGGACCTGCCCGTCGAGGTCTCCGGCTGGCTCCTGGAGAACGGCGAGGTCATGCTCTCCGTCCAGGACGAGGGCATCGGCGTGGCCGAGGAGCGGATGAGCCGCCTCAACGCCCGCCTCGCCGAGTTCGACCCGGAGACGCCCTACGACCAGGAGGGCGAGGAGGGCCTCGGCCTCGGCCTGTACGTGGTGGCCCGGCTCGCGCACCGGCACGGCGTGCGGGTACGGCTGCGCGAGCAGAAGCAGGGCGGGGTGGCGGCGGTCGTCGTCCTCCCGGCGGCGCTGCTGTCGGCGGCCCCGGCCGCCGCGATCCCGGTGACCGGCACGGCGTCCGCGGCCGCGCACGCCTTCTCGCTGCCGGGCGCGGACGCGGAGGCCAACTCCAACGTCCTGCCGGGCCGTACCGACCCCGCGGATCCGCTGGTCGCCCTGGCGGAGCGGGCCGTACGCGACTCCGGCCCCGTCCCGGACGCACCGGCGCACTCCCCGGCCGGCGCCGCACCGCAGGCCACCGACACCCCGCACCCGGCGCCGGAGGAAACCCCGGCCGGCTCCCGGGACACCACCGCGGACGCCTCGGCCGAGGCCCCGCCCCGGCCCGCGCCCGACACGGCGGCCGGACCCGCGCAGGAGTCGCCGGACACGCCGGTCCCGTCCCCGGCGGAGACCCCGGACGGGACGGCTTCGCAGGCCCCGGAGGAAGGGGCGGCACGCTCCCCGAAGGTCCCGGCGCAGCTCTCGCGGCGGAGCGCCGCGGGCCCGACCCGGGCGCCGGCGGAGACACCGGCCGAGACGACCATGGAGCTGCTGCTGCCGAGCCCGCAGGGCGAGGAGGCAGCAGCGGCGAAGGACCGGGACGCCGCCGACGGCCCCGGCCCGGAGTCCGCCGCCCCCGACGGGGACGGGGCGACCCACCGCGGACCGCAGGACCCGCCCGCACCCGGCCGCGGACCCGCCGGGGAAGGAATCCGGGGCGCGGACGCGCAGGCCGCGCCGGAGGCGGAGCACGCGCGGACGCCGGACGCCCCGGAAGAGCTCGTCACCGACAAGGGTCTCCCCAAGCGCACCCCCAGGATCACCGCACCCACCCAGGCCCCGCGGCAGCGGACCGGATCCGTCGACGCGGACGCCCTCCGCCGCCGGCTGGGCGGTTTCCGCCGGGGGGCGGAGGCGGGGTACCGCGACGTGGAGGCGGAGATCGCCGAACGGACGGGCCAGAACCGGGTCCCGTCCCCCGACGCGGCGCGTGACAGCCGCCGCACGGCTCAAGAAGTACCCGCACACGCCGAAGAAGACACGGGGGGCACAGTCGAGGAGGCAAGCAGTTGA
- a CDS encoding MarR family winged helix-turn-helix transcriptional regulator yields the protein MHEDTGGGTPSRGVEQGDREFLSLERELTVLLRRARSNQGEMAREVHPDLESAAYGLLVRLEECGRQRATELAGYIGVGKATMSRQLRALEQLGLVAREPDPADGRAWLVDLTEEGRTRVSRVREARRERYVSHFSDWDRREVAELARLLGQLNRGMEK from the coding sequence GTGCACGAGGACACAGGCGGCGGGACGCCGTCGCGTGGGGTGGAGCAGGGCGACCGGGAGTTCCTGTCGCTGGAGCGGGAGCTCACGGTGCTGCTGCGCCGCGCCCGCTCCAACCAGGGGGAGATGGCCCGCGAGGTCCACCCGGACCTGGAGTCCGCCGCGTACGGCCTCCTCGTCCGGCTCGAGGAATGCGGCCGCCAGCGCGCCACCGAGCTGGCCGGCTACATCGGCGTCGGCAAGGCCACCATGTCCCGGCAGCTGCGCGCCCTGGAGCAGCTCGGCCTGGTCGCCCGCGAGCCCGACCCGGCGGACGGACGCGCCTGGCTGGTCGACCTCACCGAGGAGGGCCGCACCCGGGTGAGCCGGGTCCGCGAGGCCCGCCGCGAGCGGTACGTCAGCCACTTCTCCGACTGGGACCGCAGGGAGGTCGCGGAGCTGGCCCGGTTGCTGGGCCAGCTGAACCGCGGCATGGAGAAGTGA
- the lon gene encoding endopeptidase La has translation MASTSAPLTLPVLPLDDEVVLPGMVVPLDLNDADVRAAVEAAQAAARSEPGKPRVLLVPRIDGTYASTGVLGTVEQVGRLADGDPGALIRGRGRVRIGAGTTGPGAALWVEGTRVDQTVPEPLPGQVGDLVKEYKALATAWLRKRGAWQVVDRVQAIDDVSALADNSGYSPFLTTEQKVELLETTDPVARLKLATQQLRDHLAEQDVAETIAKDVQEGVDKQQREFLLRRQLEAVRKELRELNGEQEGEESDDYRARVEAADLPEKVREAALKEVDKLERSSDQSPEGSWIRTWLDTVLELPWNERTQDSYDIQGARGVLDAEHAGLDDVKERITEYLAVRKRRGERGLGVVGGRRGGAVLALVGPPGVGKTSLGESVAHAMGRKFVRVALGGVRDEAEIRGHRRTYVGALPGRIVRAIKEAGSLNPVVLLDEIDKVGSDFRGDPAAALLEVLDPAQNHTFRDHYLEVELDLSDVVFLATANVLEAIPEALLDRMELVRLDGYTEDEKVVIARDHLLPRQLERAGLDQDEVTLDESALRKLAGEYTREAGVRTLERSLARLLRKVAAQHELGERELPFTIGDGDLRALIGRPHHVPESAQDPAERRTAVPGVATGLAVTGAGGDVLYVEASLADPETGAAGLTLTGQLGDVMKESAQIALSFLRSHGAELELPVGDLKDRGVHIHFPAGAVPKDGPSAGVTMTTALASLLSGRLVRTDVAMTGEVSLTGRVLPIGGVKQKLLAAHRAGVTTVIIPKRNEPDLDDVPAEVLDKLDVHAVTDVRQVLELALAPAASGAAPEVPVAA, from the coding sequence ATGGCATCGACGTCCGCTCCGCTCACTCTGCCCGTACTGCCTCTCGACGACGAGGTCGTGCTCCCCGGCATGGTGGTTCCGCTGGACCTCAACGACGCCGACGTGCGGGCCGCCGTCGAGGCGGCCCAGGCCGCCGCCCGGTCGGAACCGGGCAAGCCCCGCGTGCTGCTGGTGCCGCGCATCGACGGGACGTACGCGAGCACCGGTGTGCTCGGCACCGTCGAACAGGTCGGCCGGCTGGCCGACGGCGACCCGGGCGCGCTGATCCGCGGCCGCGGCCGCGTACGGATCGGGGCCGGCACCACCGGGCCGGGTGCGGCCCTGTGGGTCGAGGGGACCCGGGTCGACCAGACCGTTCCCGAGCCGCTGCCCGGTCAGGTCGGCGACCTCGTGAAGGAGTACAAGGCCCTCGCCACCGCCTGGCTGCGCAAGCGCGGCGCCTGGCAGGTCGTCGACCGCGTCCAGGCCATCGACGACGTCTCCGCGCTCGCCGACAACTCCGGCTACTCGCCGTTCCTGACCACCGAACAGAAGGTGGAGCTCCTGGAGACCACCGACCCGGTGGCCCGGCTGAAGCTCGCCACCCAGCAGCTGCGCGACCACCTCGCCGAGCAGGACGTGGCCGAGACCATCGCCAAGGACGTCCAGGAGGGCGTCGACAAGCAGCAGCGCGAGTTCCTGCTGCGCCGCCAGCTGGAGGCCGTGCGCAAGGAGCTGCGCGAGCTCAACGGCGAACAGGAGGGCGAGGAGTCCGACGACTACCGAGCCCGCGTCGAGGCCGCCGACCTGCCCGAGAAGGTCCGCGAGGCCGCCCTCAAGGAGGTCGACAAGCTCGAGCGCTCCAGCGACCAGTCGCCAGAGGGCTCCTGGATCCGCACCTGGCTGGACACCGTCCTCGAACTGCCGTGGAACGAGCGCACGCAGGACAGCTACGACATCCAGGGCGCCCGCGGCGTCCTCGACGCCGAGCACGCGGGGCTGGACGACGTGAAGGAGCGGATCACGGAGTACCTCGCGGTGCGCAAGCGGCGCGGCGAGCGCGGCCTGGGCGTCGTGGGCGGGCGGCGCGGCGGTGCCGTGCTCGCCCTGGTAGGGCCCCCCGGTGTCGGAAAGACCAGTCTGGGCGAGAGCGTCGCGCACGCCATGGGCCGCAAGTTCGTCCGGGTCGCCCTCGGCGGCGTCCGCGACGAGGCCGAGATCCGCGGCCATCGCCGCACCTACGTCGGCGCGCTGCCCGGCCGGATCGTGCGGGCGATCAAGGAGGCCGGGTCGCTGAACCCGGTGGTGCTGCTCGACGAGATCGACAAGGTGGGGTCCGACTTCCGGGGCGACCCGGCGGCCGCCCTCCTGGAGGTGCTGGACCCGGCGCAGAACCACACGTTCCGCGACCACTACCTGGAGGTCGAGCTCGACCTGTCGGACGTGGTGTTCCTCGCCACCGCCAATGTGCTCGAAGCCATCCCGGAGGCCCTGCTCGACCGTATGGAGCTGGTCCGCCTCGACGGCTACACCGAGGACGAGAAGGTCGTCATCGCCCGCGACCACCTGCTCCCGCGCCAGCTGGAGCGGGCGGGCCTCGACCAGGACGAGGTGACCCTCGACGAGAGCGCGCTGCGCAAGCTCGCCGGTGAGTACACCCGCGAGGCGGGGGTGCGCACCCTGGAGCGGTCCCTCGCGCGGCTGCTGCGCAAGGTCGCGGCCCAGCACGAACTGGGCGAGCGGGAACTGCCGTTCACCATCGGGGACGGGGACCTGCGCGCACTGATCGGCCGCCCGCACCACGTGCCCGAGTCCGCCCAGGACCCGGCCGAGCGGCGGACCGCCGTGCCCGGTGTCGCGACCGGACTCGCGGTCACCGGCGCCGGGGGCGACGTCCTCTACGTCGAGGCGTCGCTGGCCGACCCGGAGACGGGCGCGGCGGGCCTGACCCTCACCGGTCAGCTCGGCGACGTGATGAAGGAGTCGGCGCAGATCGCGCTCAGCTTCCTGCGCAGCCACGGCGCCGAACTGGAACTGCCGGTGGGCGATCTGAAGGACCGGGGCGTGCACATCCACTTCCCCGCGGGCGCGGTCCCCAAGGACGGCCCGAGCGCCGGCGTCACCATGACGACGGCCCTCGCGTCCCTGCTCTCCGGGCGGCTCGTGCGCACGGACGTGGCGATGACCGGCGAGGTCTCGCTGACCGGGCGCGTCCTGCCGATCGGCGGGGTGAAGCAGAAGCTGCTCGCCGCGCACCGGGCGGGTGTCACCACCGTGATCATCCCCAAGCGCAACGAGCCCGACCTGGACGACGTCCCGGCGGAGGTGCTGGACAAGCTGGACGTCCACGCCGTCACCGACGTCCGCCAGGTCCTGGAACTGGCGCTCGCGCCCGCCGCGAGCGGAGCGGCGCCGGAGGTTCCGGTCGCGGCGTGA
- a CDS encoding GNAT family N-acetyltransferase: protein MDRFVRAWVDGWVVSRGAAPPVARPWGWTIDVGTGTRHATRHVLGATNDAVTESAVRTVAGAVTGAGVWLKAFADPSVVGPWLGPGWWIDPEPGSLMTAPLTAVPPGSAPAGYRTRTWSRGGVIRTMIAAPDGSLAARGQIAPTGATAVVDQIETSPHHRRRGLGALVMRTLQHAAAGQGARTGVLGATPQGRALYESLGWRVESSLTSAEFTGDARA, encoded by the coding sequence ATGGACCGCTTCGTCCGTGCTTGGGTGGACGGCTGGGTCGTCTCGCGCGGGGCGGCACCGCCCGTCGCCCGGCCCTGGGGCTGGACCATCGACGTGGGAACGGGGACCCGGCACGCCACCCGGCACGTCCTCGGCGCGACGAACGACGCGGTGACCGAGTCGGCCGTGCGGACGGTGGCGGGCGCGGTCACCGGGGCCGGCGTGTGGCTGAAGGCGTTCGCCGACCCGTCCGTGGTCGGCCCCTGGCTGGGGCCCGGCTGGTGGATCGACCCCGAACCCGGCTCCCTGATGACGGCCCCGCTCACAGCCGTCCCGCCCGGCTCGGCACCCGCGGGGTACCGGACCCGCACCTGGTCGCGCGGCGGCGTGATCCGCACCATGATCGCCGCACCCGACGGCTCCCTGGCGGCGCGCGGGCAGATCGCCCCGACCGGCGCCACGGCCGTCGTGGACCAGATCGAGACCTCCCCGCACCACCGCCGCCGCGGACTCGGCGCCCTCGTCATGCGCACCCTCCAGCACGCGGCGGCCGGCCAGGGCGCCCGCACCGGCGTGCTGGGCGCGACCCCGCAGGGGCGGGCACTGTACGAGTCCCTGGGGTGGCGCGTCGAGTCCTCGCTCACCAGCGCCGAGTTCACGGGGGACGCGCGGGCATGA
- a CDS encoding DUF5954 family protein — protein sequence MTDDWKRRLDALHADLVRRDDPVAWVTEADAVEASRRYPHIALRGPVFGVAARDEAAAEPGWRLLKPVVDGMPQQARDGLNSHLWFKAKDGPDDPAVRRELLAAVAVLERAPADEVEALGVRYRVVRGDEFARTGDDGLEPPRPTDVEPPDPSWEDPGAAPSPDVGYVLDPERDEGPMAGALRLGLRDFTYTGARFPSDVRADSEWAARTHPDVVRLPVGFSVAERDDCGWTPCGPLSATPHEARRSLYEGMARVWAMLYRFDEHKKVLYARAAEAFRAAGRADEARVEDRLFRICRVERMVRLGPDGPEPPRPSDLDEYGPMKLHPTLREDGTVQFDD from the coding sequence ATGACCGATGACTGGAAGCGACGTCTCGACGCCCTCCACGCCGACCTGGTCCGCCGTGACGACCCCGTCGCCTGGGTGACGGAGGCGGACGCCGTCGAGGCCTCACGGCGCTATCCGCACATCGCGTTGCGCGGACCCGTCTTCGGTGTCGCCGCGCGGGACGAGGCCGCCGCCGAACCGGGCTGGCGGCTGCTCAAGCCCGTGGTCGACGGCATGCCCCAGCAGGCCCGCGACGGGCTGAACTCGCACCTGTGGTTCAAGGCCAAGGACGGTCCCGACGACCCCGCCGTCCGGCGGGAACTGCTGGCGGCCGTCGCCGTGCTGGAGCGGGCCCCGGCCGACGAGGTGGAGGCGCTGGGCGTGCGCTACCGGGTGGTGCGCGGCGACGAGTTCGCCCGCACCGGTGACGACGGCCTGGAGCCGCCCCGCCCCACCGATGTCGAGCCCCCCGACCCGTCGTGGGAGGACCCGGGCGCCGCCCCCTCACCGGACGTCGGCTACGTCCTGGACCCCGAACGCGACGAGGGCCCGATGGCGGGCGCCCTGCGGCTGGGCCTGCGCGACTTCACGTACACCGGCGCCCGCTTCCCCTCGGACGTGCGCGCCGACTCCGAGTGGGCGGCCCGGACCCACCCGGACGTCGTGCGCCTCCCCGTCGGCTTCTCCGTCGCCGAACGCGACGACTGCGGCTGGACCCCCTGCGGGCCGCTGTCGGCCACCCCGCACGAGGCGCGCCGCTCGCTGTACGAGGGGATGGCCCGCGTCTGGGCGATGCTCTACCGCTTCGACGAGCACAAGAAGGTCCTGTACGCACGGGCCGCGGAGGCCTTCCGTGCCGCCGGGCGGGCCGACGAGGCGCGGGTGGAGGACCGGCTGTTCCGGATCTGCCGGGTCGAACGCATGGTCCGCCTGGGGCCCGACGGCCCGGAACCGCCCCGGCCGTCCGACCTCGACGAGTACGGCCCGATGAAGCTCCACCCCACCCTGCGCGAGGACGGCACGGTGCAGTTCGACGACTGA
- a CDS encoding rhomboid-like protein produces the protein MRPRAGVLDASGAGAVRPAGRGGAPSDAGARRRRFRVPAPFTLAYTAVLAVTSYVTAHAGPALVHALHQGSSTDVAHLVRTPVLVLLASALWVAGGFASPFTLGFLVVLTALERRVGGARTAVVFLLGHVLATLATEVPVGLAVLAGGLPGSSLHRLDYGISFGVAASVGALAGLLRPWLRLPLLAGFGAMLLQDLVAYTDPLTNWGHLIALAIGVATWPRLRNWERAHRLAAG, from the coding sequence GTGCGCCCCCGTGCCGGGGTGCTCGACGCCTCGGGTGCCGGGGCCGTCCGGCCGGCCGGACGGGGCGGCGCGCCGTCGGACGCCGGTGCGCGCCGGCGCCGGTTCCGGGTGCCGGCTCCCTTCACCCTGGCGTACACCGCCGTCCTCGCCGTGACCTCGTACGTCACCGCCCACGCCGGTCCCGCCCTGGTGCACGCGCTGCACCAGGGCTCCAGTACCGACGTCGCGCATCTGGTGCGGACCCCCGTCCTGGTGCTGCTGGCCAGCGCCCTGTGGGTGGCGGGAGGTTTCGCCTCCCCGTTCACGCTCGGGTTCCTGGTCGTCCTGACCGCGCTGGAGCGGCGCGTCGGCGGGGCCCGCACGGCCGTCGTCTTCCTCCTCGGGCACGTCCTGGCCACCCTCGCCACGGAGGTCCCGGTGGGCCTCGCGGTACTCGCGGGCGGGCTGCCCGGCAGTTCGCTGCACCGTCTCGACTACGGCATCAGCTTCGGCGTCGCCGCGAGCGTGGGTGCGCTGGCGGGCCTGTTGCGCCCGTGGCTGCGGCTGCCGCTCCTCGCCGGCTTCGGCGCGATGCTGCTCCAGGACCTCGTCGCCTATACCGACCCGCTGACGAACTGGGGACACCTGATAGCCCTGGCGATCGGCGTCGCCACCTGGCCCCGGCTGCGGAACTGGGAGCGGGCGCACCGGCTCGCGGCCGGCTGA
- a CDS encoding spermidine synthase: MPIPYDIPDAPVVLDRREGPYGEVVLRRHGEFLQIIANGCFLMDTSDGRSERLLVDAALTALDDRPSPDLLIGGLGVGFSLAHAAAEPRWGAVTVVERERAVIDWHLDGPLAALSGDALADPRTKIVEADLLDYVNETCDTFDAVCLDIDNGPDWTVTEGNDSLYSAAGLTGCARVLKPGGVLAVWSARPSPEFEGTMRNAGFHQVRTEEIPVARGVPDVVHLAVRPE; encoded by the coding sequence ATGCCCATCCCGTACGACATCCCCGACGCGCCCGTCGTCCTGGACCGTCGCGAGGGCCCCTACGGTGAGGTGGTCCTGCGCCGGCACGGGGAGTTCCTCCAGATCATCGCCAACGGCTGCTTCCTGATGGACACCTCCGACGGCCGCTCGGAACGGCTGCTGGTCGACGCCGCCCTGACCGCGCTGGACGACCGCCCCTCGCCGGACCTGCTGATCGGCGGCCTGGGCGTCGGCTTCTCCCTCGCGCACGCCGCCGCCGAACCCCGCTGGGGCGCGGTCACGGTCGTGGAGCGCGAGCGCGCCGTCATCGACTGGCATCTCGACGGCCCGCTGGCCGCGCTCTCGGGCGACGCGCTCGCCGACCCGCGGACGAAGATCGTCGAGGCGGATCTGCTCGATTACGTCAATGAGACTTGCGACACATTCGATGCGGTATGCCTCGACATCGACAACGGGCCCGACTGGACCGTCACCGAGGGCAACGACAGCCTCTACTCGGCGGCCGGACTCACAGGCTGCGCACGGGTGTTGAAACCCGGCGGGGTACTGGCGGTGTGGTCGGCCCGCCCCTCTCCGGAATTCGAGGGAACCATGAGGAATGCCGGGTTCCATCAGGTGCGTACCGAAGAGATCCCCGTTGCCCGAGGCGTGCCGGACGTCGTGCACCTCGCCGTCCGACCTGAATAG
- a CDS encoding response regulator transcription factor codes for MEQTHTAHNSTATATQGAQRRVLVVEDDATIVDAIAARLRAEGFLVQTAGDGPAAVDTAEAWQPDLLILDIMLPGFDGLEVCRRVQAARPVPVLMLTARDDETDMLVGLGVGADDYMTKPFSMRELAARVHVLLRRVERAAVAATTPRSGILRLGELEIDHAQRRVRVRSEDVHLTPTEFDLLVCLANTPRAVLSREQLLAEVWDWADASGTRTVDSHIKALRRKIGAERIRTVHGVGYALETPTP; via the coding sequence ATGGAGCAGACACACACCGCACACAACAGCACGGCGACGGCCACACAGGGCGCGCAGCGGCGCGTTCTGGTCGTCGAGGACGACGCGACGATCGTCGACGCCATCGCGGCCCGGCTGCGCGCCGAGGGATTCCTCGTGCAAACGGCGGGTGACGGCCCGGCGGCCGTCGACACGGCGGAGGCCTGGCAGCCCGATCTGCTGATCCTCGACATCATGCTGCCCGGCTTCGACGGCCTGGAGGTCTGCCGTCGTGTGCAGGCCGCCCGTCCGGTGCCGGTGCTCATGCTCACCGCGCGCGACGACGAGACCGACATGCTGGTCGGGCTCGGCGTGGGCGCCGACGACTACATGACCAAGCCCTTCTCGATGCGGGAGCTGGCGGCCCGCGTGCACGTCCTGCTGCGCCGGGTGGAGCGGGCCGCGGTCGCGGCGACCACGCCCCGCAGCGGGATCCTGCGGCTCGGCGAGCTGGAGATCGACCACGCACAGCGCCGGGTGCGGGTCCGCTCGGAGGACGTGCACCTCACGCCCACCGAGTTCGACCTGCTGGTCTGCCTGGCGAACACCCCGCGCGCGGTGCTCTCCCGCGAGCAGCTCCTCGCGGAGGTCTGGGACTGGGCGGACGCCTCGGGCACCCGGACCGTCGACAGCCACATCAAGGCGCTGCGACGGAAGATCGGCGCCGAGCGGATCCGCACGGTGCACGGCGTCGGCTACGCACTGGAGACCCCCACGCCATGA